From Streptomyces sp. NBC_00237, a single genomic window includes:
- a CDS encoding CTP synthase encodes MQPKSSTTKHIFVTGGVASSLGKGLTASSLGALLKARGLRVTMQKLDPYLNVDPGTMNPFQHGEVFVTNDGAETDLDIGHYERFLDVDLDGSANVTTGQVYNTVIAKERRGEYLGDTVQVIPHITNEIKHRIRRMATDEVDVVITEVGGTVGDIESLPFLETVRQVRHEVGRDNVFVVHISLLPYIGPSGELKTKPTQHSVAALRSIGIQPDAIVLRADREVPDAIKRKISLMCDVDEGAVVAAIDAPSIYDIPKVLHTEGLDAYVVRKLDLPFRDVDWTVWEDLLDRVHNPNHEVTVALVGKYIDLPDAYLSVTEAIRAGGFANKARVKVKWVTSDDCKTPAEAQKQLGDVDAICIPGGFGERGVNGKVGAIQYARENKVPLLGLCLGLQCIVIEAARNLAGIEDANSTEFDAATPHPVISTMEEQLAYVEGAGDLGGTMRLGLYPAKLAEGSIVREVYGDEQYVDERHRHRYEVNNAYRAELEKKAGIVFSGTSPDNKLVEYVEYPREVHPYLVATQAHPELRSRPTRPHPLFAGLVKAAVARQQEARQQGK; translated from the coding sequence ATGCAGCCAAAATCCTCGACGACCAAGCACATCTTCGTCACCGGGGGTGTCGCCTCTTCCCTCGGCAAGGGTCTGACTGCCTCCAGCCTGGGTGCGCTCCTGAAGGCCCGCGGTCTTCGCGTCACCATGCAGAAGCTCGACCCGTACCTGAACGTCGACCCCGGCACGATGAACCCCTTCCAGCACGGCGAGGTGTTCGTCACCAACGACGGCGCCGAGACCGACCTGGACATCGGCCACTACGAGCGCTTCCTCGACGTCGACCTCGACGGCTCGGCCAACGTCACCACCGGCCAGGTCTACAACACCGTCATCGCCAAGGAGCGCCGTGGCGAGTACCTCGGTGACACCGTGCAGGTCATCCCGCACATCACCAACGAGATCAAGCACCGCATCCGGCGCATGGCGACCGACGAGGTCGACGTCGTCATCACCGAGGTCGGCGGCACGGTCGGCGACATCGAGTCGCTGCCGTTCCTGGAGACCGTCCGCCAGGTCCGTCACGAGGTCGGCCGCGACAACGTCTTCGTCGTGCACATCTCGCTGCTCCCCTACATCGGCCCCTCGGGCGAGCTGAAGACCAAGCCGACCCAGCACTCGGTCGCCGCCCTGCGCTCCATCGGCATCCAGCCCGACGCGATCGTGCTGCGCGCCGACCGCGAGGTCCCGGACGCCATCAAGCGCAAGATCTCGCTGATGTGCGACGTCGACGAGGGCGCCGTGGTCGCCGCCATCGACGCCCCGTCGATCTACGACATCCCCAAGGTGCTGCACACCGAGGGCCTGGACGCGTACGTCGTCCGCAAGCTGGACCTGCCGTTCCGCGACGTGGACTGGACCGTCTGGGAGGACCTCCTGGACCGCGTCCACAACCCGAACCACGAGGTCACGGTCGCGCTCGTCGGCAAGTACATCGACCTGCCGGACGCCTACCTCTCGGTGACCGAGGCCATCCGCGCGGGCGGCTTCGCCAACAAGGCCCGCGTCAAGGTCAAGTGGGTCACCTCCGACGACTGCAAGACCCCGGCCGAGGCGCAGAAGCAGCTCGGCGACGTCGACGCGATCTGCATCCCCGGCGGCTTCGGCGAGCGCGGCGTCAACGGCAAGGTCGGCGCGATCCAGTACGCCCGCGAGAACAAGGTCCCGCTCCTGGGCCTGTGTCTCGGTCTCCAGTGCATCGTCATCGAGGCGGCCCGCAACCTGGCCGGCATCGAGGACGCGAACTCCACCGAGTTCGACGCCGCCACCCCCCACCCGGTGATCTCCACCATGGAGGAGCAGCTCGCGTACGTCGAGGGCGCGGGCGACCTGGGCGGCACCATGCGCCTGGGCCTCTACCCGGCGAAGCTCGCCGAGGGCTCCATCGTGCGCGAGGTCTACGGCGACGAGCAGTACGTCGACGAGCGCCACCGCCACCGCTACGAGGTCAACAACGCCTACCGCGCGGAGCTGGAGAAGAAGGCGGGCATCGTCTTCTCCGGCACCTCCCCGGACAACAAGCTCGTCGAGTACGTCGAGTACCCGCGCGAGGTCCACCCCTACCTGGTCGCCACCCAGGCGCACCCGGAGCTGCGCTCGCGCCCGACGCGCCCGCACCCGCTGTTCGCCGGTCTGGTGAAGGCGGCCGTCGCGCGGCAGCAGGAAGCGCGCCAGCAGGGCAAGTAG
- a CDS encoding NUDIX hydrolase: protein MAIKDTPQEWQVTKTVTPFEGAKTSVRTDSVVMPDGSVAGRDYQVHPGSVAVLALDDAGRVAVLSQYRHPVRQKLWEIPAGLLDVPGENPLHAAQRELYEEAHIKAGDWRVLTDVYTSPGGSDEAVRIFLARDLSEAEGERYEVSDEEADMEHARVPLAELVQGVLGGELHNNCLVVGVLALTSAMAGEGLDALRPAEAAWPARPF, encoded by the coding sequence GTGGCGATCAAGGACACCCCCCAGGAGTGGCAGGTCACCAAGACGGTGACCCCGTTCGAGGGGGCCAAGACCAGTGTCCGTACCGACAGCGTGGTCATGCCGGACGGTTCCGTCGCGGGCCGTGACTACCAGGTGCACCCGGGCTCGGTCGCCGTCCTGGCGCTCGACGACGCCGGGCGGGTCGCCGTCCTCTCCCAGTACCGCCACCCGGTGCGCCAGAAGCTGTGGGAGATCCCGGCCGGGCTCCTCGACGTACCCGGGGAGAACCCGCTGCACGCCGCCCAGCGCGAACTGTACGAGGAGGCGCACATCAAGGCGGGGGACTGGCGGGTGCTCACGGACGTGTACACCTCGCCGGGCGGTTCCGACGAAGCGGTACGGATCTTCCTCGCCAGGGACCTCTCCGAGGCGGAGGGCGAGCGGTACGAGGTCTCTGACGAGGAGGCCGACATGGAGCACGCCCGCGTCCCCCTCGCGGAGCTGGTGCAGGGGGTCCTGGGCGGGGAGCTGCACAACAACTGCCTGGTCGTCGGCGTGCTCGCGCTGACGTCCGCGATGGCGGGGGAGGGCCTGGACGCGCTGCGCCCGGCGGAGGCGGCGTGGCCCGCGAGGCCCTTCTGA
- a CDS encoding tetratricopeptide repeat protein, producing MTDQAVDIGGAAAVTATGPSAASAHDWATGEFFGRKRELKELRADIARTGLDTLTGRKVPRARVLLIAGRPGSGRTALAEELARGLADAYPDGALRARLTASGGARIPTEETARGLLDDLGIAAPAGADGDTLAEMVREALAVRRALLVLDDAADAEQVDPLLPDNPECLVVATSQGPLTGIVDVRPCTLGGLDTASAVALLAHYTGKVRITVDPTAADALAEECGGQPAALVLVGGWLAARPKSSVADVTKHLHELPEDPEQPQGAGPLARTLRLVYESLPQPAARILRLLALAPAGLADAHTASALAGCSVSAAQTTLDDFAVQGLLHPVHGPVPQYLVPGCLAPLLMGLTETQDRPGERQLARARMLERTVRQLHSCRAVTEPEGSPARKKLAGLPRSLRFSHERAAAEWLRARQPALLAAARAAVEDGGLDTLARRLVAALVRALVAHRGTEQAAPELYGLHRLVLDVAERRNLHREKAAALLNLADLDAGTGRTGEALARYRAALDAARTAQDPYATTRAMESVGGTYQEMGDFSRASDWYGRALAQRLARGEHEDGARLYGRLGAAHTYAGRYGEALREWRAAAAALRRIGDLPGYARALSEMARVQEYAGRPEECLRTCQEAVEWARQAEDVRLQAALQLRLADTLDRLGDPASARLHRGAAQRLMEDEVPAYEIRSASA from the coding sequence GTGACGGACCAGGCGGTGGACATCGGCGGCGCGGCGGCGGTCACGGCGACCGGCCCCTCGGCGGCCTCGGCCCATGACTGGGCGACCGGCGAATTCTTCGGCCGGAAAAGGGAGTTGAAGGAACTGCGCGCCGACATCGCGCGCACGGGCCTGGACACCCTCACCGGCCGCAAGGTGCCCAGAGCACGCGTCCTGCTGATCGCCGGACGCCCCGGTTCCGGCCGCACCGCACTCGCCGAGGAACTCGCCCGCGGCCTCGCCGACGCCTACCCCGACGGGGCGCTGCGGGCCCGCCTCACCGCGTCCGGCGGGGCGCGGATTCCGACGGAGGAGACCGCCCGGGGCCTCCTGGACGACCTGGGCATCGCGGCCCCCGCCGGAGCCGACGGGGACACCCTCGCGGAGATGGTGCGCGAGGCCCTCGCCGTGCGCAGGGCGCTCCTCGTCCTGGACGACGCGGCGGACGCCGAACAGGTGGACCCGCTGCTTCCGGACAATCCCGAGTGCCTGGTCGTGGCCACCTCGCAAGGTCCGCTGACCGGCATCGTGGACGTGCGGCCGTGCACGCTGGGCGGCCTCGACACGGCGTCCGCCGTCGCCCTCCTCGCCCACTACACCGGCAAGGTCCGCATCACCGTCGACCCGACGGCCGCCGACGCGCTCGCCGAGGAGTGCGGCGGACAGCCCGCCGCACTCGTCCTGGTCGGCGGCTGGCTCGCCGCCCGCCCCAAGTCCTCCGTGGCGGACGTCACCAAGCACCTCCACGAACTTCCCGAGGACCCGGAGCAGCCGCAGGGCGCGGGCCCGTTGGCGCGGACGCTGCGGCTGGTGTACGAATCGCTGCCGCAGCCCGCGGCCCGGATACTGCGACTGCTCGCCCTCGCTCCGGCCGGACTCGCCGACGCGCACACCGCGTCCGCGCTGGCCGGGTGCTCGGTGTCGGCGGCGCAGACCACGCTGGACGACTTCGCGGTGCAGGGACTGCTGCACCCGGTGCACGGACCGGTGCCGCAGTATCTGGTGCCGGGGTGTCTGGCCCCGCTGCTGATGGGCTTGACGGAAACTCAGGACCGGCCCGGCGAACGGCAGTTGGCGCGGGCCAGGATGCTGGAGCGGACGGTGCGCCAGCTCCACTCGTGCCGGGCGGTCACCGAGCCCGAGGGCTCCCCGGCCCGCAAGAAGCTCGCCGGGCTGCCGCGCTCGCTGCGGTTCTCCCACGAGCGCGCCGCCGCCGAGTGGCTGCGCGCCCGGCAGCCCGCACTGCTCGCCGCCGCCCGCGCGGCAGTCGAGGACGGCGGTCTCGACACCCTCGCCCGCCGACTGGTCGCCGCTCTCGTACGGGCCCTGGTCGCGCACCGGGGCACCGAGCAGGCGGCCCCCGAGCTGTACGGGCTGCACCGGCTCGTCCTGGACGTCGCCGAGCGGCGGAACCTGCACCGGGAGAAGGCGGCGGCCCTGCTCAATCTGGCCGACCTGGACGCCGGGACCGGGCGCACGGGCGAGGCACTGGCCCGCTACCGGGCGGCCCTGGACGCCGCGCGGACGGCCCAGGACCCCTACGCCACCACCCGCGCGATGGAATCCGTAGGAGGGACGTACCAGGAAATGGGGGATTTCTCACGCGCCTCCGACTGGTACGGGCGGGCGCTCGCCCAGCGCCTCGCGCGCGGCGAGCACGAGGACGGGGCCCGGCTCTACGGGCGGCTCGGCGCGGCGCACACCTACGCGGGCCGGTACGGGGAGGCGCTGCGGGAGTGGCGCGCCGCCGCCGCCGCGCTGCGCAGGATCGGCGATCTCCCGGGCTACGCACGGGCGTTGAGCGAGATGGCCCGGGTGCAGGAGTACGCCGGACGGCCCGAGGAGTGCCTGCGGACCTGCCAGGAGGCGGTGGAGTGGGCGCGCCAAGCCGAGGACGTACGACTTCAGGCGGCTCTTCAGCTGCGGCTGGCCGACACGCTGGACCGGCTCGGCGACCCCGCTTCGGCCAGGCTGCACAGGGGGGCGGCCCAGAGACTAATGGAAGATGAGGTTCCAGCCTACGAAATCCGTAGCGCATCCGCGTGA
- the ald gene encoding alanine dehydrogenase, whose product MKVGIPREVKNNEFRVAITPAGVHELVRHGHQVVIEKDAGIGSSITDGEYVSAGARILDTADEVWATADLLLKVKEPIAEEYHRLRKDQTLFTYLHLAASRECTDALLESGTTAIAYETVETANRALPLLAPMSEVAGRIAPQVGAYHLMRQVGGRGVLPGGVPGTAAGKAVVIGGGVSGWNATQIAVGMGFHVTLLDRDINKLREADKIFGTQVQTIVSNSFELEKAVVEADLVIGAVLIPGAKAPKLVTNELVAKMKPGSVLVDIAIDQGGCFEDSHPTTHAEPTFKVHDSVFYCVANMPGAVPNTSTYALTNATLPYIVELANRGWVEALRRDAALAKGLNTHDGQVVYREVAEAHELPHVELSTLLG is encoded by the coding sequence GTGAAGGTCGGCATCCCCCGCGAGGTCAAGAACAACGAGTTCCGGGTGGCCATCACCCCGGCCGGCGTGCACGAGCTCGTGCGCCACGGCCACCAGGTCGTCATCGAGAAGGACGCCGGCATCGGCTCCTCGATCACGGACGGCGAGTACGTCTCGGCCGGTGCCCGCATCCTGGACACCGCCGACGAGGTCTGGGCCACCGCCGACCTGCTCCTGAAGGTCAAGGAGCCGATCGCCGAGGAGTACCACCGCCTCCGCAAGGACCAGACGCTCTTCACCTACCTGCACCTCGCGGCCTCCCGCGAGTGCACGGACGCACTCCTTGAGTCCGGCACCACCGCCATCGCGTACGAGACGGTCGAGACCGCGAACCGCGCGCTCCCGCTGCTCGCCCCGATGTCCGAGGTCGCGGGCCGCATCGCCCCGCAGGTCGGCGCGTACCACCTGATGCGCCAGGTCGGCGGCCGCGGCGTGCTCCCGGGCGGCGTCCCGGGTACGGCGGCGGGCAAGGCCGTCGTCATCGGCGGCGGCGTCTCCGGCTGGAACGCCACCCAGATCGCCGTCGGCATGGGCTTCCACGTGACCCTGCTCGACCGCGACATCAACAAGCTGCGCGAGGCCGACAAGATCTTCGGCACCCAGGTGCAGACGATCGTCTCCAACTCCTTCGAGCTGGAGAAGGCCGTCGTCGAGGCCGACCTCGTCATCGGCGCCGTGCTGATCCCGGGCGCCAAGGCCCCGAAGCTGGTCACCAACGAGCTCGTCGCCAAGATGAAGCCCGGAAGTGTACTTGTCGACATTGCAATTGATCAGGGCGGTTGCTTCGAGGACTCGCACCCGACCACGCACGCCGAGCCGACCTTCAAGGTCCACGACTCGGTCTTCTACTGCGTGGCCAACATGCCGGGCGCCGTTCCGAACACCTCGACGTACGCGCTGACCAACGCCACGCTGCCGTACATCGTCGAGCTCGCGAACCGCGGCTGGGTCGAGGCGCTGCGCCGCGACGCCGCGCTCGCCAAGGGCCTCAACACCCATGACGGCCAGGTCGTTTACCGCGAGGTGGCCGAGGCGCACGAGCTGCCGCACGTGGAGCTGAGCACCCTCCTCGGCTGA
- a CDS encoding ParA family protein, whose translation MNESTFTPGGGRSGTPAQGQGPTGLEAVGSVAVRTFATHQHMTTSHQSMDGLHVNAMAGDQSGDKSTTGFADFDEVPQGHFYDPDAEYEPDPEYAATLAPDAARQRRERIGPTGRPLPYFPIPGPLTDHGPAKIIAMCNQKGGVGKTTSTINLGAALAEYGRRVLLVDFDPQGALSVGLGVNPMELDLTVYNLLMERGMSADEVLLKTAVPNMDLLPSNIDLSAAEVQLVSEVARESTLQRALKPLMADYDYIVIDCQPSLGLLTVNALTAAHKVIVPLECEFFALRGVALLTETIEKVQERLNPDLELDGILATMYDSRTVHSREVLARVVEAFDDHVYHTVIGRTVRFPETTVAGEPITTYASNSVGAAAYRQLAREVLARCHAE comes from the coding sequence GTGAATGAGTCGACATTTACTCCCGGGGGTGGTCGATCGGGAACGCCTGCGCAGGGCCAGGGCCCTACAGGGCTCGAAGCTGTCGGCTCGGTAGCGGTCCGCACCTTCGCCACCCATCAGCACATGACGACATCCCACCAGAGCATGGACGGCCTACACGTGAACGCCATGGCCGGCGACCAGAGTGGCGATAAGTCCACCACCGGCTTCGCCGACTTCGACGAGGTCCCCCAGGGGCACTTCTACGATCCCGACGCCGAGTACGAGCCCGACCCCGAGTACGCGGCCACCCTCGCCCCCGACGCTGCCCGTCAGCGCCGCGAGCGGATCGGCCCGACCGGACGGCCGCTGCCGTACTTCCCGATCCCCGGACCGCTGACCGATCACGGCCCGGCCAAGATCATCGCGATGTGCAACCAGAAGGGCGGGGTCGGCAAGACGACCTCGACCATCAATCTGGGCGCCGCGCTCGCCGAGTACGGACGCCGCGTCCTGCTCGTCGACTTCGACCCGCAGGGAGCCCTGTCGGTCGGTCTCGGTGTGAACCCGATGGAGCTCGACCTCACGGTCTACAACCTGCTCATGGAGCGGGGCATGTCGGCCGACGAGGTGCTGCTGAAGACGGCCGTTCCGAACATGGATCTGCTGCCCAGCAACATCGACCTGTCGGCGGCCGAGGTGCAGCTCGTCAGCGAAGTCGCCCGAGAGTCGACTCTTCAGCGGGCCCTCAAGCCTCTGATGGCCGACTACGACTACATCGTGATCGACTGTCAGCCCTCGCTCGGCCTGCTCACCGTGAACGCCCTGACGGCCGCTCACAAGGTGATCGTGCCGCTGGAGTGCGAGTTCTTCGCACTGCGCGGTGTGGCCCTGCTGACCGAGACGATCGAGAAGGTCCAGGAGCGGCTCAACCCCGACCTGGAGCTCGACGGCATCCTCGCCACGATGTACGACTCCCGCACGGTGCACAGCCGTGAGGTGCTCGCCCGCGTGGTGGAGGCGTTCGACGATCACGTGTACCACACGGTGATCGGCCGTACGGTGCGCTTCCCGGAGACCACGGTCGCCGGTGAGCCCATCACGACGTACGCCTCGAACTCCGTCGGCGCCGCCGCCTACCGCCAGCTCGCCAGGGAGGTGCTCGCCCGGTGTCACGCCGAGTGA
- a CDS encoding ScpA family protein, giving the protein MPPALPDDVSGRPSRRRPLGRGAGAEPFAEAVDEPEAVVVADPAPALEGGVAEAAADGKFTVRLANFEGPFDLLLQLISKHKLDVTEVALSKVTDEFMAHIRAMGPDWDLDQTTEFLVVAATLLDLKAARLLPAAEVEDEADLALLEARDLLFARLLQYRAYKRIAGIFEERWEAEGRRYPRTVGLEEQLAELLPEVVISIGAQGFAGLAVKAMQPKPKPEVYVDHIHAPLVSVQEQAGVVVELLRERGTASFQELIGDAPDTLTVVARFLALLELYREKAVELDQEQALGGLTVTWVGGETGAPVVVTGEFDLVVEQKE; this is encoded by the coding sequence ATGCCGCCCGCCCTGCCCGACGACGTATCCGGCCGCCCCTCGCGCCGCCGCCCACTGGGGCGCGGTGCGGGGGCGGAGCCGTTTGCGGAGGCGGTGGACGAGCCGGAGGCGGTGGTCGTGGCGGATCCGGCACCCGCTTTGGAAGGGGGCGTGGCCGAGGCTGCCGCCGACGGGAAGTTCACCGTGCGGCTGGCGAACTTCGAGGGGCCCTTCGACCTCCTCCTCCAGCTGATCTCCAAGCACAAGCTGGACGTCACGGAAGTGGCCCTGTCCAAGGTCACGGACGAGTTCATGGCGCACATCCGGGCGATGGGGCCGGACTGGGACCTGGACCAGACGACGGAGTTCCTGGTCGTCGCGGCCACCCTGCTCGATCTGAAGGCCGCCCGCCTGCTGCCCGCCGCCGAGGTGGAGGACGAGGCGGACCTCGCCCTTCTTGAGGCGCGCGACCTGCTGTTCGCACGACTGCTCCAGTACCGGGCGTACAAGAGGATCGCGGGCATCTTCGAGGAGCGCTGGGAGGCCGAGGGGCGGCGGTATCCGCGCACTGTCGGGCTGGAGGAGCAGCTCGCGGAGCTGCTGCCCGAGGTGGTCATCAGCATCGGGGCACAAGGATTCGCCGGGCTGGCGGTCAAGGCGATGCAGCCGAAGCCGAAGCCCGAGGTGTACGTCGACCACATCCACGCGCCCCTGGTGTCCGTGCAGGAGCAGGCGGGTGTGGTGGTGGAGCTGCTGCGGGAGCGCGGCACGGCGAGCTTCCAGGAGCTGATCGGGGACGCCCCGGACACCCTCACCGTCGTCGCCCGCTTCCTGGCCCTCCTGGAGCTCTACCGGGAGAAGGCCGTCGAGCTGGACCAGGAGCAGGCGCTGGGGGGCCTGACGGTGACCTGGGTGGGCGGGGAGACGGGCGCACCTGTGGTGGTGACGGGGGAATTCGATCTCGTGGTGGAGCAGAAGGAGTGA
- the scpB gene encoding SMC-Scp complex subunit ScpB: MSWWSRRSEGVSERELRGALEAVLMVVDEPATAEHLAKVLDVKERDVTDALRELADEYTVQGRGFELRLVAGGWRFYSRARYAEAVEAFVLDGQQARLTQAALETLAVVAYRQPVSRSRVSAVRGVNCDGVMRTLLQRGLVGEAGTEPETGAILYRTTNYFLERMGLRGLDELPELAPFLPEADAIEAETLEGVPSFDPDAPYAPGTHAADDDKTDF, from the coding sequence ATCTCGTGGTGGAGCAGAAGGAGTGAAGGAGTGAGCGAGCGGGAGCTGCGCGGGGCGCTGGAGGCCGTGCTGATGGTCGTCGACGAGCCCGCGACGGCCGAGCACCTGGCGAAGGTCCTGGACGTCAAGGAGCGCGACGTGACGGACGCGCTGCGGGAGCTGGCCGACGAGTACACCGTGCAGGGCCGGGGCTTCGAGCTGCGGCTCGTGGCGGGCGGCTGGCGGTTCTACTCGCGCGCCCGGTACGCGGAGGCCGTGGAGGCGTTCGTCCTGGACGGGCAGCAGGCCCGGCTCACCCAGGCGGCTCTGGAGACCCTGGCGGTCGTCGCGTACCGGCAGCCGGTGTCCCGCTCGCGGGTTTCCGCCGTACGGGGAGTCAACTGCGACGGGGTCATGCGGACCCTCCTCCAGCGGGGTCTGGTCGGGGAGGCGGGCACGGAACCCGAAACAGGTGCGATCCTGTACAGGACGACGAACTACTTTCTGGAGCGGATGGGCCTGCGGGGCCTGGACGAGCTCCCGGAACTCGCGCCCTTCCTCCCCGAGGCAGATGCGATCGAGGCTGAGACGCTGGAGGGTGTGCCGTCGTTCGATCCGGACGCACCGTACGCCCCGGGCACTCATGCAGCAGACGACGACAAGACGGATTTTTGA
- a CDS encoding pseudouridine synthase, translated as MRSNDRNSSGGNDRNQRGAGNGRGPAGGGRGAGGGRGAGSGSGSAGGGRGGASGGRGGSGGGSRSGGGQGSGGRGGSGGGRGGSGAGQGFGGGRGTSGGGRDSRDFRDSRDTRDSRDSRDGDREQRARRPRPEERRYDVGPSATHEGPRSGRGDSARGGAKGGPKAPKTPQKPGRRGNYNAGASRPRELDAKIEQRNRDRYAGKPDIKIEKTFPGAEAEGERLQKILARAGMGSRRACEELIEQSRVEVNGQIVVEQGMRVDPHKDEIKVDGLTVAAQSHLFFALNKPAGVVATMGDPDGRQNLNDYVNNRETRLFHVGRLDTETEGIILLTNHGELAHRLTHPKYGVKKTYLAAIQGPLPRELGKRLKDGIELEDGYARADHFRVVENTGKNYLVEVTLHEGRKHIVRRMLAEAGFPVERLVRTSFGPIALGDQKSGWLRRLTNTEVGMLMKEVGL; from the coding sequence ATGCGAAGCAACGACAGGAACAGCAGCGGCGGCAACGACCGGAACCAGCGGGGTGCGGGTAACGGACGCGGCCCTGCTGGTGGCGGGCGCGGCGCCGGCGGCGGGCGGGGCGCGGGCTCCGGTTCGGGCTCGGCGGGCGGCGGGCGCGGCGGCGCGAGCGGCGGCCGGGGCGGCTCGGGCGGCGGCTCCCGCTCGGGTGGCGGCCAGGGCTCCGGCGGCCGAGGCGGCTCCGGCGGCGGCCGCGGTGGCTCGGGCGCCGGCCAGGGCTTCGGCGGTGGCCGTGGTACGTCCGGCGGCGGCCGTGACTCCCGGGACTTCCGCGATTCCCGCGATACTCGTGACTCCCGCGACTCCCGTGACGGCGACCGCGAGCAGCGGGCGCGCCGTCCCCGTCCCGAGGAGCGGCGCTACGACGTAGGCCCCTCCGCCACCCACGAGGGTCCCCGCAGCGGCCGGGGCGATTCCGCGCGCGGCGGCGCCAAGGGCGGCCCGAAGGCCCCGAAGACCCCGCAGAAGCCGGGCCGTCGCGGCAACTACAACGCCGGTGCCTCCCGCCCGCGCGAACTCGACGCCAAGATCGAGCAGCGCAACCGGGACCGCTACGCGGGCAAGCCCGACATCAAGATCGAGAAGACCTTCCCGGGTGCCGAGGCCGAGGGCGAGCGCCTGCAGAAGATCCTCGCCCGTGCCGGCATGGGCTCGCGGCGTGCGTGCGAGGAGCTCATCGAGCAGTCCCGCGTCGAGGTCAACGGCCAGATCGTGGTCGAGCAGGGCATGCGCGTCGACCCGCACAAGGACGAGATCAAGGTCGACGGTCTGACCGTCGCCGCCCAGTCCCACCTGTTCTTCGCGCTGAACAAGCCCGCGGGCGTCGTCGCGACGATGGGCGACCCGGACGGCCGCCAGAACCTCAACGACTACGTGAACAACCGCGAGACGCGGCTGTTCCACGTGGGCCGTCTCGACACCGAGACCGAGGGCATCATCCTGCTCACCAACCACGGCGAGCTGGCGCACCGTCTGACGCACCCGAAGTACGGCGTGAAGAAGACCTACCTGGCCGCCATCCAGGGCCCGCTCCCGCGCGAGCTGGGCAAGCGCCTCAAGGACGGCATCGAGCTGGAGGACGGGTACGCCCGCGCCGACCACTTCCGCGTCGTCGAGAACACCGGCAAGAACTACCTGGTCGAGGTGACCCTCCACGAGGGCCGCAAGCACATCGTCCGCCGCATGCTGGCGGAGGCGGGCTTCCCCGTCGAGCGCCTGGTGCGCACGTCGTTCGGGCCGATCGCGCTGGGCGACCAGAAGTCCGGCTGGCTGCGCCGCCTCACCAACACCGAGGTCGGCATGCTGATGAAGGAGGTCGGCCTGTAG
- the pnuC gene encoding nicotinamide riboside transporter PnuC — translation MNGTEIVGFVAGALCVWLIGRQHIANWPLGMAANLLFAVLFSRAGLYADAGLQLVFTALAAYGWWAWTHGGGPGPGLPVRRTRRSEWLLLCGAWTVGTALVAVLLHRATDSTVPFWDAATAVLSLLATYGQCRKLVESWWLWLAVDAVHVPLYASKGLWLTALLYVVLGGLSVAGLRQWRQDLRGRERMIRTEAGA, via the coding sequence ATGAACGGGACGGAGATCGTCGGGTTCGTCGCCGGTGCGCTGTGCGTCTGGCTGATCGGACGCCAGCACATCGCCAACTGGCCTCTGGGAATGGCGGCCAACCTCCTGTTCGCCGTCCTCTTCTCCCGTGCCGGGCTGTACGCCGACGCGGGACTCCAGCTCGTCTTCACCGCCCTCGCCGCGTACGGCTGGTGGGCCTGGACCCACGGGGGTGGACCAGGCCCGGGGCTGCCGGTCCGGCGCACGCGCCGCTCCGAGTGGCTGCTGCTGTGCGGGGCGTGGACGGTGGGGACGGCCCTGGTCGCCGTGCTGCTGCACCGCGCCACCGACTCGACGGTGCCGTTCTGGGACGCGGCGACCGCCGTGCTGTCGCTGCTCGCGACGTACGGACAGTGCAGGAAGCTCGTCGAGTCCTGGTGGCTGTGGCTGGCGGTGGACGCGGTCCACGTGCCCCTGTACGCGTCGAAGGGACTGTGGCTGACGGCGCTGCTGTACGTGGTGCTGGGGGGTCTCTCGGTGGCAGGGCTGCGGCAGTGGCGGCAGGATCTGCGAGGGCGGGAGCGGATGATCCGTACGGAGGCGGGAGCATGA